In Sedimentibacter sp. MB31-C6, one genomic interval encodes:
- a CDS encoding prepilin-type N-terminal cleavage/methylation domain-containing protein produces the protein MNDNGFTLIEVILVISILSIIMTIAIPMVDMDLGYMDKMAAEFIADVRFVQMETMKYPEAGYQIDINKNKGEYYIRKKLILVKKICFTERYKINYNNKSPFGFTYGGTPINAGTFTILDTKTNESKKVTIVPTTGRTIIKE, from the coding sequence ATGAATGATAATGGTTTTACTCTTATTGAAGTAATTTTGGTAATCTCTATTTTATCTATTATAATGACTATAGCAATTCCAATGGTTGATATGGATTTAGGTTATATGGATAAGATGGCAGCTGAATTTATAGCAGATGTTAGATTTGTACAAATGGAGACTATGAAATACCCTGAAGCTGGTTACCAAATTGATATTAATAAAAACAAAGGAGAATATTACATAAGAAAGAAATTAATCTTAGTAAAAAAAATATGTTTTACTGAAAGATATAAAATTAACTATAACAATAAATCACCCTTTGGTTTTACTTATGGAGGAACACCTATAAATGCAGGTACCTTTACTATTCTTGATACAAAGACAAATGAGAGCAAAAAAGTTACAATAGTCCCTACAACAGGTAGAACAATTATTAAAGAATAA
- a CDS encoding MATE family efflux transporter yields MGRKYFKYVIPSVLAMWIFSVYTMISGVIVAKGVNELALAALNISIPYVYAAFAVSLLFAVGTSTIASINLGNKETKKASEIFTMSLVIIIIISIVVTVIVLINLDRIAYFLGATTRTISYVIEYLRIVSFFTVFIMVSYYFEVLVKTDGSPRLATIGVCISAVTNILIVYILVIKYNVGIKGAAFATGFSHIFATIAYVWHFSRKDSKLKFVLFKFDISLIGKVIPIGLSDFVTEFSAGFITFVFNRTILLNIGDIGIITYTVIMYISNIVIMTMMGISQGTQPLVSYYYGRDDKKTYTFLLKTAVKTVAIISIGVYVMCMIFAEQINEIFISKEDSALFLYSIKSFRTYILSYLVLGFNIVFIGFYAAIEKPLYSMIISTGRGLVVIVASLYFMSSIFGESGIWISSFISETICLIIATIIFFRFFFEDLFVKSHIKNSNWI; encoded by the coding sequence ATGGGAAGGAAATATTTCAAGTATGTAATACCATCTGTATTAGCAATGTGGATATTTTCCGTTTACACAATGATTAGTGGAGTAATTGTTGCAAAAGGAGTAAATGAATTAGCGCTTGCTGCTTTAAATATTAGTATACCTTATGTTTATGCAGCTTTTGCCGTATCTCTTTTATTTGCCGTAGGGACATCTACAATTGCTTCAATAAACCTAGGAAATAAGGAAACAAAAAAAGCTAGTGAAATATTTACAATGAGTTTAGTAATTATTATTATAATTAGCATTGTAGTTACAGTGATTGTTTTAATTAATCTTGATAGAATAGCATATTTTTTGGGAGCTACAACAAGAACAATATCATATGTAATTGAATATTTACGAATTGTATCATTTTTCACTGTATTTATTATGGTGTCATACTATTTTGAAGTATTAGTTAAAACTGACGGAAGTCCAAGACTTGCAACTATAGGAGTTTGTATTTCTGCGGTAACTAATATATTAATTGTTTATATATTAGTAATTAAATACAATGTTGGTATCAAAGGGGCGGCTTTTGCCACTGGCTTTTCACATATATTTGCAACTATTGCATATGTGTGGCATTTTAGTAGGAAAGATTCTAAATTAAAATTTGTATTATTTAAATTTGATATTTCATTAATTGGGAAAGTTATTCCAATAGGTCTGTCGGATTTTGTAACAGAATTTTCTGCAGGTTTTATAACTTTCGTTTTTAATAGGACTATTTTATTAAATATAGGGGATATTGGTATTATAACATATACTGTAATAATGTATATTAGCAATATAGTAATTATGACCATGATGGGAATTTCTCAGGGCACTCAACCTTTAGTAAGTTATTATTATGGCAGGGATGATAAAAAAACATATACATTTCTTCTAAAGACTGCAGTTAAAACAGTTGCAATAATTTCGATAGGTGTATATGTTATGTGTATGATTTTTGCTGAACAAATTAATGAAATATTTATTAGTAAGGAAGATTCAGCTTTGTTCTTATATTCAATTAAATCCTTCAGAACGTACATTCTTTCATATTTAGTACTTGGATTTAATATAGTTTTTATTGGATTTTACGCAGCTATAGAAAAACCATTATATTCAATGATTATTTCAACGGGAAGAGGATTAGTTGTTATTGTAGCTTCTCTATATTTTATGTCTAGTATATTTGGTGAAAGTGGAATTTGGATATCTTCATTTATATCAGAAACAATATGTTTAATAATTGCAACAATTATTTTCTTTAGATTTTTCTTTGAGGATTTATTTGTTAAATCTCATATCAAAAATAGTAATTGGATATGA
- the efp gene encoding elongation factor P, whose product MISANDFKKGITISWNNGLWQIVDFQHVKPGKGAAFVRSKLKNIITGAIREETFNPTEKFPKAHIETKDMQYLYNDGELYYFMDLETFEQIPLNKEQVADAIIYLKENEIATMRFYEGKPFEVAAPNFVELEIVETEPGFKGDTATGANKPATTETGAVITVPLFVEIGDKVKIDTRTGEYLSRV is encoded by the coding sequence ATGATTTCAGCAAATGATTTTAAAAAGGGTATAACCATTTCATGGAACAATGGTTTATGGCAAATTGTAGATTTCCAGCATGTTAAACCAGGAAAAGGAGCTGCTTTTGTTAGATCTAAATTAAAAAACATTATAACAGGAGCGATTAGGGAAGAAACATTTAACCCTACTGAAAAATTTCCAAAAGCGCATATTGAAACAAAGGATATGCAATATTTATATAACGATGGTGAATTGTACTATTTCATGGATTTAGAAACTTTTGAACAAATTCCGTTAAATAAAGAACAGGTTGCTGACGCTATCATATATTTAAAAGAAAATGAAATAGCAACAATGAGATTTTATGAAGGCAAGCCATTTGAAGTAGCAGCTCCAAACTTTGTTGAGTTGGAAATTGTTGAAACTGAACCTGGATTTAAAGGTGATACTGCAACTGGTGCTAATAAGCCTGCTACAACTGAAACTGGTGCAGTAATTACGGTACCACTTTTTGTTGAAATAGGAGATAAAGTGAAGATAGACACCAGAACAGGTGAATATCTATCAAGAGTATAG
- a CDS encoding CD1247 N-terminal domain-containing protein, with amino-acid sequence MDFLYEKISYLRGLADGLDVKDDTKEGKLFNALLEVVEEIADGMSDIVEEQEEMNEFLDLVDEDLTTVEEELFGDIEIEEEDDFDYDYDVDDYDFDFDDEEYYDEDDSECLCGCEDDDEE; translated from the coding sequence ATGGATTTTTTGTATGAAAAAATTTCTTATTTAAGAGGTTTAGCTGATGGATTGGATGTTAAAGATGATACCAAAGAAGGTAAATTGTTTAATGCTTTATTAGAGGTTGTTGAAGAGATAGCAGATGGAATGAGCGATATAGTTGAAGAACAAGAAGAAATGAATGAGTTCTTGGACTTAGTTGATGAAGATTTAACAACAGTAGAAGAAGAATTATTCGGAGATATAGAAATCGAAGAAGAAGATGATTTTGACTATGATTATGATGTAGACGATTATGATTTTGATTTTGATGACGAAGAGTATTATGATGAAGATGATAGTGAATGTCTTTGTGGCTGTGAAGACGATGATGAAGAATAA